One window from the genome of Faecalibacterium sp. HTF-F encodes:
- the gnpA gene encoding 1,3-beta-galactosyl-N-acetylhexosamine phosphorylase: MDELRKTGRVTIPTDLDVVPETLEILKKWGADAIRDCDGTDFPQQLKDADAKIYSTYYTTRKDNAWAKANPDEVQQCYIMTGFYTAPGDTVTIPLMKGISPELMQVNTNDDITRWWEVMDRTTGQPVPPEQWSYADGSVTVQAVPFHEYTVSFLAYLIWDPVHMYNATTNGWTNFEHQITFDVRQPKTHKYSMERLRKFIAEHPYVNVIRYTTFFHQFTLIFDELKREKFVDWYGYSASVSPYILSQFEQEVGYKFRPEYIIDQGYYNNQYRVPSKEFRDFQAFQRREVAKLAKEMVDITHECGCEAMMFLGDHWIGTEPFMPEFKTIGLDAVVGSVGNGSTLRLISDIEGVKYTEGRFLPYFFPDTFHEGGDPVREAKENWVTARRAILRKPIDRIGYGGYLKLALQFPEFVDYVESVCNEFRELYENIKGTTPYCVKRVAVLNCWGKMRAWGCHMVHHALYYKQNYSYAGVIEMLSGAPFDVKFISFEDIKNDPHLLDSLDVIINVGDADTAHTGGIWWEDPEISSAIRKFVWNGGGFIGVGEPSGHPYQGHILQLASVLGVEEENGFTLNYDKYNWEEHPDHFILKDADQPIDFGEGKKNIYALEGTEVLVQRNKEVQMAAHDFGKGRAVYISGVPYSFANSRTLYRAILWSAHSEEELHTWFSSNYNVEVHAYVKNGKYCVVNNTYEPQDTTVYTTDGSSFALHLDANEIKWYEI; this comes from the coding sequence ATGGACGAACTGAGAAAGACCGGGCGCGTGACCATTCCCACAGACTTGGACGTTGTGCCCGAAACATTGGAGATCTTAAAAAAGTGGGGTGCCGATGCCATCCGCGACTGCGATGGCACCGACTTCCCGCAGCAGCTCAAGGATGCGGACGCCAAGATCTACTCCACCTACTATACCACCCGCAAGGACAACGCATGGGCAAAGGCAAACCCGGACGAGGTGCAGCAGTGCTACATCATGACCGGCTTTTACACCGCCCCCGGCGACACCGTGACCATCCCGCTGATGAAGGGCATCAGCCCGGAGCTGATGCAGGTGAACACCAACGACGACATCACCCGCTGGTGGGAGGTCATGGATCGAACCACCGGTCAGCCCGTGCCGCCGGAGCAGTGGAGCTACGCCGACGGCAGTGTGACCGTACAGGCCGTACCGTTCCATGAGTATACCGTCAGTTTTCTGGCTTACCTCATCTGGGACCCGGTGCATATGTACAACGCTACCACCAACGGCTGGACGAATTTTGAGCACCAGATCACCTTTGACGTGCGTCAGCCCAAGACCCACAAGTATTCCATGGAGCGCCTGCGCAAGTTCATTGCAGAGCACCCCTATGTTAACGTTATCCGCTACACCACCTTCTTCCACCAGTTCACCCTGATCTTCGACGAGCTGAAGCGGGAGAAGTTCGTGGACTGGTACGGCTATTCCGCCTCGGTCAGCCCCTATATCCTCAGCCAGTTCGAGCAGGAGGTTGGCTATAAGTTCCGCCCGGAGTACATCATCGATCAGGGCTACTACAACAACCAGTACCGGGTACCCAGCAAGGAATTCCGGGATTTTCAGGCCTTCCAGCGCCGCGAGGTGGCAAAGCTTGCCAAGGAGATGGTGGATATCACCCACGAGTGCGGGTGCGAAGCCATGATGTTCCTCGGCGATCACTGGATCGGCACCGAACCTTTCATGCCGGAGTTCAAGACCATCGGACTGGATGCCGTAGTGGGCAGCGTGGGCAACGGCTCCACCCTGCGCCTGATCTCTGACATTGAGGGCGTGAAGTACACCGAGGGCCGTTTCCTGCCGTACTTCTTCCCCGACACCTTCCACGAGGGCGGCGACCCGGTGCGGGAAGCCAAGGAGAACTGGGTTACAGCCCGCCGCGCTATCCTGCGCAAGCCCATCGACCGCATCGGCTATGGCGGCTATCTGAAACTGGCCTTGCAGTTCCCGGAGTTCGTGGACTACGTGGAGAGCGTCTGCAACGAGTTCCGCGAACTGTACGAGAACATCAAGGGCACTACACCCTACTGTGTCAAGCGAGTGGCCGTGCTGAACTGTTGGGGTAAAATGCGGGCTTGGGGCTGTCACATGGTACATCACGCCCTCTATTACAAGCAGAACTATAGCTATGCCGGTGTCATTGAGATGCTGTCCGGTGCGCCCTTTGATGTGAAGTTTATCAGCTTTGAGGATATCAAGAACGACCCGCATCTGCTGGATTCGTTGGATGTCATTATCAATGTCGGCGATGCCGACACCGCACACACCGGCGGCATCTGGTGGGAAGACCCGGAGATCTCCTCCGCTATCCGCAAGTTCGTCTGGAACGGCGGCGGCTTTATCGGCGTGGGTGAGCCTTCCGGTCACCCGTATCAGGGCCACATTCTCCAGCTTGCCAGCGTGTTGGGCGTGGAAGAAGAAAACGGCTTCACCCTGAACTACGACAAGTACAACTGGGAAGAACACCCGGACCACTTCATCCTGAAAGACGCCGACCAGCCCATCGACTTTGGCGAAGGTAAGAAGAACATCTATGCGCTGGAAGGCACCGAGGTGCTGGTGCAGCGGAACAAAGAAGTGCAGATGGCGGCACACGACTTCGGCAAGGGTCGTGCCGTGTACATCAGCGGTGTGCCTTACAGTTTTGCCAACAGCCGCACCCTTTACCGCGCTATCCTGTGGAGTGCCCACAGCGAGGAGGAACTGCATACATGGTTCAGCTCCAATTATAATGTAGAAGTTCACGCCTACGTCAAGAACGGCAAGTATTGTGTGGTGAACAACACGTACGAGCCGCAGGACACCACCGTTTACACCACAGACGGCAGCAGCTTTGCTCTGCATCTGGATGCCAACGAGATCAAGTGGTATGAGATCTAA
- a CDS encoding carbohydrate ABC transporter permease, which translates to MRTDKSRKRFVFLCVAPATILFFLFMILPTLNVFRMSLYERGAYSPNETFVGLKNFQHLLRDAQFIRSMQNMILLVVTVTLITFAFALVFAAILTREKIKGQNFFRIIFYIPNILSVVVISGIFSAIYKPENGMLNSIIGLFRNMSDPILWKGEKLVIPSIIIAMVWQAIGYYMVMYMASMSAVPISLYESANLDGAGRLTQFFQITIPLIWTNIRTTLTFFIISTINMAFLFVKAMTSGGPNGASDVALSYMYSQKDAGLYGYSMAIGVVIFLFSFALSACVNKVTNRDTLEF; encoded by the coding sequence ATGAGAACGGATAAAAGCCGCAAACGGTTCGTATTCCTCTGTGTGGCACCGGCTACCATCCTGTTTTTCCTCTTTATGATCCTGCCCACCCTCAACGTGTTCCGCATGAGTTTGTATGAGCGGGGTGCCTATTCTCCCAACGAGACCTTTGTGGGGCTTAAAAACTTCCAGCATCTGCTGCGGGACGCCCAGTTCATCCGCTCCATGCAGAATATGATCCTGCTGGTGGTAACGGTCACCCTGATTACTTTCGCCTTTGCACTGGTATTTGCCGCCATCCTCACCCGGGAGAAGATCAAAGGCCAGAACTTTTTCCGCATCATCTTCTACATCCCCAACATCCTGTCGGTGGTCGTCATCTCCGGCATCTTCTCTGCCATCTATAAGCCGGAAAACGGCATGCTGAACAGCATCATCGGCCTGTTCCGCAACATGAGCGACCCCATCCTGTGGAAGGGCGAAAAACTGGTCATCCCCTCCATCATCATTGCCATGGTGTGGCAGGCCATCGGCTACTACATGGTCATGTACATGGCCTCCATGTCTGCCGTGCCCATCAGCCTGTACGAGAGCGCCAATCTGGACGGTGCCGGGCGGCTGACCCAGTTCTTCCAGATCACCATCCCCCTCATCTGGACGAATATCCGCACCACCCTCACCTTCTTTATCATCTCTACCATCAACATGGCCTTCCTCTTCGTCAAGGCCATGACCAGCGGCGGGCCCAACGGCGCATCGGATGTGGCGCTGAGCTATATGTACAGCCAGAAAGACGCTGGCCTGTATGGTTACAGTATGGCCATCGGCGTGGTCATCTTCCTGTTCTCGTTTGCCCTGTCTGCCTGTGTCAACAAGGTCACCAACCGCGATACGCTGGAATTTTAA
- a CDS encoding carbohydrate ABC transporter permease translates to MQNTTEKSSRSAEGLYKFFIYFVLVLLAVTIIVPVAWVFMASIKQNAEFYGNPWALPAGFYWQNFVNAWNGAKMGEYMLNSVIVTALALALLLVVALPAAYCLSRFHFKGCKVLNTLFMAGLFINVNYIVVPIFLMLRDSDVWLKSHFGSGFLLNNLVVLAVVYAATALPFTIYLLSGYFATLPHDFEEAAYIDGASYFSTMTRIIFPMAKPSIITIILFNFLSFWNEYIISMTLMSSTKAPRTLPVGLLNLMQAQQSAAQYGTMYAGLVLVMLPTLILYICVQRQLTQGMTVGGLKG, encoded by the coding sequence ATGCAGAATACCACCGAAAAATCTTCCCGCTCTGCGGAAGGTCTGTACAAGTTTTTCATCTATTTTGTGCTGGTTCTGCTGGCCGTTACCATCATCGTGCCGGTGGCATGGGTGTTCATGGCCTCCATCAAGCAGAATGCAGAGTTCTACGGCAACCCCTGGGCACTGCCCGCCGGGTTCTACTGGCAGAACTTCGTCAACGCATGGAACGGCGCGAAAATGGGCGAATATATGCTCAACTCGGTCATCGTCACCGCGCTGGCGCTGGCACTGCTGCTGGTCGTTGCCCTGCCCGCCGCCTACTGCCTGTCCCGCTTCCACTTCAAGGGGTGCAAGGTACTGAACACCCTGTTCATGGCGGGCCTGTTCATCAACGTGAACTACATCGTGGTGCCCATCTTTTTGATGCTGCGGGACAGCGATGTGTGGCTGAAAAGCCACTTCGGCAGCGGCTTTCTGCTGAACAATCTGGTGGTGCTGGCGGTGGTATACGCCGCCACCGCGCTGCCCTTTACCATCTACCTGCTGTCGGGCTACTTTGCCACCCTGCCCCACGATTTTGAGGAGGCCGCCTATATCGACGGTGCAAGCTATTTTTCCACCATGACCCGCATCATCTTCCCCATGGCAAAGCCCTCCATCATCACCATTATCCTGTTCAACTTCCTGTCCTTCTGGAACGAGTATATCATCTCCATGACCCTGATGAGCTCCACCAAGGCACCCCGCACCCTGCCGGTAGGTCTTTTGAACCTGATGCAGGCGCAGCAGAGCGCCGCCCAGTACGGTACCATGTACGCAGGCCTTGTGCTGGTGATGCTGCCCACCCTGATTTTGTACATCTGCGTGCAGCGGCAGCTGACGCAGGGCATGACCGTGGGCGGCCTGAAAGGTTAA
- a CDS encoding DUF6903 family protein: MKAYWKNHPALRMILMLVLFVLALVLVVSGWKMTGQLAGLGIMLVGVALLLAVLALYNAAYD; the protein is encoded by the coding sequence ATGAAAGCATACTGGAAAAACCATCCCGCCCTGCGCATGATCCTGATGCTGGTGCTGTTCGTGCTGGCACTGGTGCTGGTGGTGTCCGGCTGGAAAATGACCGGACAACTGGCAGGGCTTGGCATCATGCTGGTGGGCGTAGCGCTGCTGCTGGCAGTGCTGGCGCTGTATAACGCCGCCTACGATTGA
- a CDS encoding DUF6036 family nucleotidyltransferase yields MGKMILDDLRKHLERLDEDADLMIDNNDRYQMVIVGGSEFILLGKLTRATHDIDALSVPKELYSLLGKYDINTDVEAYIKVQFFLTARQ; encoded by the coding sequence ATGGGAAAGATGATCTTAGATGACCTCCGCAAGCATCTGGAACGTCTGGACGAAGATGCAGACCTGATGATCGACAATAACGACCGCTATCAGATGGTGATCGTGGGCGGCAGTGAGTTCATTTTGCTGGGCAAGCTGACCCGTGCTACCCATGATATTGATGCCTTGAGCGTTCCAAAAGAACTGTACAGTTTGCTCGGCAAGTACGACATCAACACGGATGTGGAAGCCTACATAAAGGTTCAATTTTTTCTGACCGCAAGGCAATAA